CTCGCCATGCAGGTGCTGTACGGACGGCATCATGTCAGGGTGTACCGCTTCGGGCTTCGGCTCGTGCGGGACGAACAGGTGGCGGAGGACCTCATCAGCGAGGTCTTTCTGGACGTGTGGCGTCAGGCGGGCAAGTTTGAGGGACGATCCGCCGTTTCAACCTGGCTTCTGGCGATTACCCGGTTCAAGGCGTTGTCTTCGCTACGGCGAAGGAAAGACGCCGAACTGGACGATGAGGCCGCGAACGCGATCGAGGATACGTCCGACGATCCGGAAACGGTAGTGCAGAAGAAGGACACCGGCGCGACGCTGCGTAAGTGCCTGACGGGACTATCAGCGGAACACCGGGAGATCGTCGACCTTGTCTACTATCACGAGAAATCCGTGGAAGACGTCGCTGAGATCGTCGGGATTCCGGAGAACACCGTGAAGACGCGCCTGTTCTATGCACGCAAGAAACTTGCCGAGTTGCTGAAGGCAGCCGGTGTCGAGCGAGGTTGGCCATGATGGCTGCGAGCAACAAGAAAGTGCAGGGTCAAGAACCTGACGATGTCGAGATGCTGCTGCCCTGGTATGCGGCCGGCACGCTCAACGCGCGCGACGCGCGCCGCGTCGAGGATGCACTCGCTTCCGATCCGGAACTGGCCCGGCAATATGCCGTCATCCGCGACGAATATGCCGAGACCATCGGCCTCAATGAGAGCCTCGGTGCGCCCTCGGCGCGCGCCATGCAGAAGCTGTTTGCCGCGATC
The window above is part of the Bradyrhizobium sp. PSBB068 genome. Proteins encoded here:
- a CDS encoding sigma-70 family RNA polymerase sigma factor — translated: MSATQAASDEVLIARIAQGDRLAMQVLYGRHHVRVYRFGLRLVRDEQVAEDLISEVFLDVWRQAGKFEGRSAVSTWLLAITRFKALSSLRRRKDAELDDEAANAIEDTSDDPETVVQKKDTGATLRKCLTGLSAEHREIVDLVYYHEKSVEDVAEIVGIPENTVKTRLFYARKKLAELLKAAGVERGWP